ACTTGGACCCGACATCTGCCGCGGCAGGTGCGATTGATCAGGTGCTGTATTCCAACGTGTTCGAGGGGCTGATGCGGTTCGCCTCCGATGGCTCCGTCATTAATGGTCTTGCCGAGGATTGGGACATCTCCGAGGACGGTAAAACCTATACCTTCAAGCTCCATTCCGGGGTGAAGTTTCACGACGGAACAGATTTAGAGGCCTCTGATGTTGTGTTCTCTCTGAACCGCGCCCGCGCCGAAGACTCGGTAAATGCCCAAAAAGCGCTATTCGCCAATATCGCAGACGTGAAAGCCATTGACGCTCTGACGGTCGAGGTCACGTTGGCTGCCCCTCAGGGCAACTTCCTGTTCAACATGGCTTGGGGTGACGCCGTGATCGTCGCACCTGAAAGCATCGACGACATCAAGATCAAACCCATTGGCACAGGAGCCTTCAAGTTCAGCGACTGGAAGCAGGGCGATAGCATCACATTGGTGAAAAACCCCGCCTATTGGGGGACCCCCGCCAAGTTGACCGAGGCTACGTTCAAATTCATCTCCGAACCAACCGCCGCCTTCGCCGCGATGATGGCCGAGGACGTGGACGCATTTTACAGCTATCCCGCGCCGGAAAACCTCGCGCAATTTGAGGCAGACCCGCGCTTCACGGTCTTAGCGGGCAACACAGAGGGCGAAACCATCCTCGCCATGAACAACAAGCAAGCGCCCTTTGACAATAAGCTGGTGCGCCAGGCCGTCAGCCACGCGATTGACCGCCAGTCCATCATTGATGGTGCAATGTTTGGTTACGGCACGCCGATCGGGTCGCACTTCGCGCCTCATAATCCAGCCTATATCGATCTGACCGGAAACTCTGCCTATGATCCCGAAAAGGCCAAGGCCCTTTTGGCAGAAGCAGGCATGGCAGATGGTTTCAAAACGACCCTAAAGCTGCCTCCGCCATCCTACGCGCGGCGCGGCGGCGAGATCATCGCGGCACAATTGCGCGCGGTGGGTATCGAGACCGAGATCAGCAACCTCGAATGGGCGCAATGGCTTGAACAGGCTTTCCGAGGCAAGGATTTCGGTCTGACCATCGTCAGTCACACAGAGCCTATGGATATCGGCATCTACGCTCGGCCGGATTATTACTTCCAGTATGACAATCCAGAGCTGCAACAACTAATGGCTGATCTGGACACCGAGGCTGACGGCGACAAGCGCACCGAGATGCTGCAACAGGCGCAGACCATCATTTCGGAGGATTACGTTAACGCCTACCTGTTCCAACTGGCTCTGACCTCTGTGGTGAACGCCAAGCTGCAAGGGATATGGCCCGACGCGCCAACGCAGGCGATTGACCTGACCGGCGTTAGCTGGTCCGAGTAAGATCGGGGCGTAGCGGACCGAAATGCTACGCTATGCCGTCAAAAGACTTGGCTCGCTGGCAATCTCGCTGATTGTGGCGAGCCTTGTCATTTTTGCTTGTATCGAGGTCATCCCTGGCGATCCGGCCTCCTTCATGCTGGGCATCAACGCGCAACCCGACACGGTCGCCGCCTTGCGCGAAGAGCTGGGCTTGAACGCCTCAATCGCCACAAGATACCTGTCATGGGTTACAGGGATGCTGTCGGGTGATTTCGGCACCTCTTACACATACCGCACACCTGTGGCGGAGATCATTGGTGACCGCCTCTGGCTCTCCCTTCCGCTCGCGCTGATTGCGCTAGGCCTGACTGTCCTGATCGCCTTTCCGGTTGGCATCCTTGCCGCCACGAAACGCGGCTCTTGGGCAGATATGTCCGTCATGGGGGCCACGCAATTGGGGATCGCAATCCCCAATTTCTGGTTCGCGATGCTCATGGTGCTGCTTTTCGCGATAAACCTGCGGTGGTTCTCTGCGGGCGGCTTTCCGGGATGGGATAACCCCGTCGCGGCGTTGAAAGCACTCACCCTGCCGTCCATTGCCCTAGCCTTGCCGCAGGCCTCCATCCTCGCGCGTGTGATGCGCTCCGCCCTTTTGGATACATTATCCGAGGACTACATCCGCACTTGCCGCGCAAAGGGTCTAACACAGCGTCAAGCGCTCTGGCGGCATGCTCTGCGCAACGCAATGATCCCCGTGCTGACAATCATTGGCCTGCAATTCTCTTTCCTGTTGGCCGGCGCGATCATCATCGAGAATGTCTTTTACCTCCCGGGGCTCGGGCGGCTGGTCTTTCAGGCCATTTCGCAGCGCGACTTGATTGTGGTGGAAAGCGTCGTCTTCCTGCTGGTCTTCGCCGTCATCGTGGTCAATTTCGCCGTCGATCTGGCCTACGCATGGGTCGATCCCCGTCTAAGGGGCCGCGCATGAGAAACCTGATCGTCGGGCTCGCCCTTACGGCATTATTTGCGCTGGGGGCGTTGGTCTCCTTTCTATGGACGCCCTATGACGTCACCGTCTTGGACATCGCTAACAAGCTGAAAGCCCCGACAGCCACCCACTGGTTCGGCACAGACCACTTCGGGCGCGATATCTTCTCGATGATCATGGTCGGCGCGCGTACGTCTATTGCTGTCGCCGTTGTGGCTGTGGGCATCGGCATGGGGCTGGGTGTGCCACTTGGCCTTGCCGCGGCTGCCCGCAAGGGATCGCTTTTGGACGAGGTCATCATGCGGGGCAACGATCTGATCTTTGCCTTCCCGTCGCTGCTGATAGCCATCCTCATTACCGCAATCTTTGGCCCCTCCGCCGTCAATGCGATCATCGCCATCGGCATCTTCAACATTCCTGTCTTCGCGCGCCTGACACGAGGTGCTGCGCTTTCGCTTTGGACACGCGATTATGTCCTCGCCGCGCGCGTGGCTGGAAAAGGGGCTGTGCGCATCTCGGTCGAACATATTCTCCCCAACGTCGCCAACCTGCTGATCGTGCAGGGCACAATCCAGTTCAGCCTTGGCATTCTGGCCGAAGCGGCTTTGTCCTACGTCGGCTTAGGGGCACAGCCTCCCACGCCATCATGGGGTCGTATGTTGGCTGACGCCCAAACGCTCATCGCATTGGCCCCTCACGTCGCCCTGTTTCCGGGCTTTGCAATTTTGTTCACGGTCTTGGGGCTGAACCTCGCCGGCGATGGGCTTCGGGACGTATTAGACCCTAAATTGAGGGTTCAACGATGACACTCTTGGCCATCGAGAACCTGTCCCTGTCGATCCGCGGCACCCCGATCCTGCGCGACGTGTCTATGACTGTCGGTCCCGGCGAAATCCTTGGGGTCATCGGCGAAAGCGGTTCAGGAAAATCGCTGACAGCTTTCTCGGTCCTGCAGTTGTTGCCCGAGGGTTCCGAGTGCAACGGACGCGTCACCTTGTTGGGCCAAGATATCCTCGCGATGCCGGAAAAAGACCTGTGTTCGATGCGCGGGCGGCAGGTTGGTATGGTGTTCCAGGAACCCATGACGGCGCTGAACCCCGTGCAAACCATCGGCGCACAGGTGGCGGAAACCATCCTGATCCATGAGCCTAACACCTCCAAGGCCGATGCAATGTTGCGCGCCGCACAGGCTCTAACGCGCTGCGAATTGCCTCAAGACAAGTTCCCGCTCGGCCGTTACCCGCATGAGATGTCGGGCGGCCAGCGTCAGCGTGTGGTGATCGCTATGGCCATCGCTTTACAGCCCAAGCTGTTAATCGCAGACGAGCCGACAACAGCGCTTGATGTGACCACACAGGCCGAAATCCTCGACTTGCTCGCGCGGTTGGTGCGTGAAGATGACATGGGCCTGATGCTGATCTCTCACGATTTGGCGGTGGTGACGGACATGGCCCATCGCATTGCAATCATGAAAAACGGCGAGGTCGTCGAAACCGGCGACGCGGACCTTCACCGCACCATGTCACATCCCTACACCAAGGCCCTGTTTGAAGCGTCCGGCCATCAGCCAGACCGTGCGGTTGCGCCCAGCCACGATTTGCTCCTGCAGGTCAAAAACGCGGTCCGCGACTACACTTTACCGCGCAAGACTTTGTTCGGCGCTGCAGGAAAATTCCGCGCGGTGGACGATGTCAGCTTTGAGATCAGGCGCGGCGAAAGCCTTGGTCTTGTTGGCGAAAGCGGATGCGGAAAATCGACCTTAACGCGCGCCATCTTGGGGCTTGAGCCTTTGCAAGGCGGCTCGATCCTGCTGGACGGGCAACCCGTCGGCCCAACCGTGCGACGCAAGATGCAGGTGGTGTTCCAAGACCCCTATGGCAGCTTCAATCCGCGCCACAAGGTCGCCCGCTTGGTGGCAGAGCCGTTCCACTTGCTTGGCCGCAAAGCCACCCCCGCCGAGCTTGACGAAGCCTTGATCTCGGTCGGTCTGACACCTGCCGACAAAGACAAATACATCCACGAGTTTTCTGGCGGTCAGCGGCAGCGCATCGCCATCGCGCGAGCACTTATGATCAAGCCAGAGCTGATCGTTCTGGACGAGGCAGTGTCTGCCCTTGATGTCTCTATCCGGGCGCAAATTCTCGATCTTCTCGCAGATTTGTCCGACGAGTTCGGACTGACCTACCTATTCATCTCGCATGATCTGTCGGTCGTGCGGGCGATTACCGATCGTTGCTTGGTGATGAAAGCCGGAAAAATTGTGGAGGAGGGTGAAACTGAACACTTGTTCACAACCCCGTCCCATCCCTACACTCAAACTCTGATCGCAGCCGCCCCACAGCTTCCCGGCGCATAGAAAGGCCATCGCATGAGCACCCAAGACCTTTGGTTCGACCCGTCCCTTTGCTTTATCGGCGGCGCGTGGGTCAATCCTGACGCGGGGCAGACCCTTGATCTTGGCAACCCATCGAACGGTCAGGTCATCTGCCAGATCGCGCGCGGCCAGCAGGCCGATATCGACCACGCTGTCGCCGCCGCGCAAGACGCCTTGCACGGGCCGTGGGCGCGGATGACCGCGCCCGAACGCGGGCGCATCCTTGCCAGGATTGGCCTTCTGGTTCTCGAAAACGCTGACACTTTGGCCCGGCTTGAGGCGATGGATGTCGGCAAGCCGCTTAAGCAGGCCAAGGCCGATGCCCTCGCACTTGCCCGCTACATGGAATTCTACGGCGGGGCCGCTGACAAACTTCATGGCCACACGATCCCCTATCTGGACGGGTATACGGTCTACACCCTGCGCGAACCGCACGGCGTTACTGGCCACATCATCCCGTGGAACTACCCGATGCAAATCATCGGTCGCTCTGTCGGGGCCGCCTTAGCAATGGGCAACGCCGCCGTTCTGAAACCCGCGGAAGAAGCCTGCCTGACTGCATTGGCCTTTGCCGACCTCGCGCGGCAGGCCGGCTTGCCCGAAGGGGTACTGAACGTTGTGCCCGGATTGGGTGCCGAGGCCGGAGCCGCGCTGGCGGGCCATTCAGGCGTCAATCACGTCTCTTTCACTGGCTCGGTCGGGGTCGGCAAGCTGATCCAGCGCCAAGCGTCGGAACACATCGTCCCCGTCACGTTGGAGCTTGGCGGTAAGTCCCCGCAACTGGTGTTCGACGATGCTGACATTGACGCGGCGCTGCCGTTCCTTGTGAACGCAGGCGTGCAGAATGCGGGCCAGACTTGTTCCGCCTCCTCGCGCATCCTTGTGCAGCGCGGCGTGTTTGACGAGGTGCTTGACCGCATGGCCGCCCGCTATGGCGAATTGCAAGTCGGCCCCGCCATGGATGATCTGGACGTCGGGCCGCTTATTTCCGCCCGCCAGAAAGAGATCGTCGAAGGCTTCCTTGCCCAAGGCGCCTCGCTTGAGAAAGCCGCACAAGGCCAGATCATTGGCAATGCCCCCGCCGAGGGTCACTACGTGGCCCCAACGCTGTTTGCAGGCGTCAGCCCCGGCCACATTCTGGCCCAAGAGGAAATCTTTGGGCCCGTTCAGGTCGTGATCCCTTTCGACGACGAGGCAGAAGCCCTTTCGATCGCCAATGGAACCCAGTTCGGGCTTGTGGCCTCTGTCTGGTCACGCGACGGCGCGCGGCAAATGCGGCTGGCGAAGGCGCTACGCTCTGGGCAAGTCTTCCTCAACAACTACGGCGCAGGCGGCGGGGTGGAGCTTCCCTTTGGCGGCACCGGCCTGTCCGGCCACGGGCGCGAAAAAGGGTTCGAGGCGCTATACGGCTTTTCCACCCTGAAAACTGTCGCGGCATTGCATGGATGATCTCAGGATCATCCAGCTTGATGCAGATGCCGATTTCGCGCGCGTCAGTGACCTGTGCGACCGCGCCGCTGACTACGTGATGCTTGAAGAAGGCAATCCGCCGAACGAGGCCTATGTGCACAAAACGCTGACGGATGCGCCGCCAGTCTGTGGCCCCGAAGATATTTTTCTGCGCGGGGTGGAGCGCCCCGACGGGACGCTCGCAGGCATTGCCACCTCGATCCGTCACGTCTACCAGCCCGGCGAATGGTACATGGGCCTATTGATGCTGGACCCCGCCGAACGAGGCACGGGCCTTGGTCGAAAAGTGGCACAGCACGTCATCGCCGAAGCGCGCGCCGACGGGGCTCCGTGCATCCGCATCGCGGTTCTTGATGCCAACCCGCGAGGACGAAAATTCTGGGAAAGCCTTGGCTATTGCCATGAGAAATCCGTGCAGGGTGACGATCACCTGCGCCACGTTTTGAAACTTGATTTGAAGGAAACGACAAATGCGTCTTGAGCGAAAAGTAGCGATCATCACCGGCGGCGCCTCGGGTTTCGGAGCGGGCATTGCGCGCAAATTCGTGGCTGAGGGCGCGAAGGTCATGATTGCAGACCTGAACATGGACATGGCCACGGACTTGGTGGCAGAGCTTGGCGACGCCGCGCAGGCGGTCGAGGCGAACGTAGCACAAGACGCCAGCGTCAAGGCGATGGTCGATGCCACACTCGACGCGTTCGGGCGCGTGGATATCCTGATCAACAACGCAGGCACCACCCACCTTCCGACCTTGATGGAAGATGTCAGCGATGAAGACTTTGACAGGGTCTTTGCGGTGAATTGCAAGTCGGTCTACCTCACCGCCAAGCACATCGTGCCGCTGCTCAAAAAACAGGGGTCGGGCTGCATCTTGAATGTGGCCTCCACCGCTGGCGTCAGCCCGCGCCCGCGCCTGAACTGGTACAACGCTTCCAAGGGCTGGATGAACACCGCGACCAAGGCCATGGCGGTGGAGCTTGCCCCCGAGGGTGTCCGCGTGAACGCCATCAACCCAGTCGCGGGGGAAACGCCTCTGCTCAAGAGCTTCATGGGCGAAGACACACCTGAGGTGCGCGCCAAGTTCCTGTCCACCATCCCCTTGGGCCGGTTCTCAACGCCGGAAGATATGGCAAACGCTGCGTGCTTCTTGTGCTCGGACGAGGCGTCGATGGTCACGGGTGTCTGCATGGAAGTCGACGGCGGGCGGTGCATCTGATGCGTACAGGGCCGCGCAACTTGATCACGGACGTGGCCGGCCTGAAGGTTGGAAACGCACAAGATGACACGCTTAAATCCGGCGTGACGGTTTTGACAGCCGACGCCCCCTTGATGGCGTCTGTTCACGTGATGGGCGGCGCACCCGGCACGCGGGAAACCGATCTGCTCGACCCTGACAAATCCGTGGAAGGGGTGGATGCGCTGGTTTTGTCCGGTGGGTCTGCCTTTGGGCTCGACGCTGCCTCCGGCGTGGTCTCTGGCCTGCGGGAACAAGGGCGGGGTTTTGCTGTTGGCGATGTGCGCGTGCCCATTGTTCCCGCCGCGATCATTTTTGATCTGCTCAATGGCGGCCGCAAGGACTGGGACGAAAACCCTTACGCTGCGCTCGGCCGTGCGGCGTTAGATGACGCCGCCGAGGATTTTGATTTGGGCTCTATCGGGGCCGGAACCGGTGCTACATCTGCCACCTTCAAGGGCGGCCTCGGCTCTGCCTCTGTGGTGCTGCCGGATGGCGTCACAGTTGGTGCCTTGGTGGCCGTGAACCCGATTGGAACAGTCGTGACACCCGCAGGTAAATTCTGGGCCGCGCAATCCGAATTTGACGCGGAATTCGGCGGTCTTGGCGGTGATCCGGCATCCTACGGCGCGGTAAGGTTGCCACTGAAGACTGACGCGGGCGAGGGGGCCAACACAACCATCGCCATCGTCGCGACCGACGCAAAACTGACCAAGCCGCAGGCTAAGCGCATGGCCGTCGCAGCGCATGACGGAATGGCGCGTGCGATAGTGCCGTCACACACCCCGATGGATGGGGACCTAGTTTTCGCGGTGTCAGCCGGACAAAAAACAGGCGACCCGCTGATGATCGGTCACGCCGCCGCCACTTGTCTTGCCCGCGCCATAGCCCGTGCGGTCTTTGAGGCGACCCCCGCAAAGGGGGACCCGCTGCCGTGCTTCAAAGCAAAAACATAACCGCTTTTCCAGCCGTCGATTTTCGTGCCACTATGCCGGTCCAAGCTTTTCAAGGATGACAACATGACCAAGGGCGCTGCTCTATTCGACCTCACAGGCAAGCGCGCACTTGTCACCGGCTCGTCACAGGGCATCGGCTACGCCTTGGCTCAAGGCCTGAAGGATGCAGGAGCCGATATCGTGTTGAACGGTCGCGATGCAACGAAGCTCGCCGCCGCTGCCGCCGCCCTCGATACCCCGCACACGCTGGCATTCGATGCAACGGACCACGAGGCGGTACGCAAAGCCGTGGACGAGTTCGAGGCCAACACTGGGCCCATCGACATCCTGATCAACAACGCGGGTATGCAGCACCGCACAGAGCTGGAGAATTTCCCCGCGGACGCATTTGAAAAACTCCTGCAAACCAACATCGCGTCAGTCTTCCATGTCGGCCAAGCTGTGGCCCGCCATATGATCAAGCGAGGCGCGGGCAAGATCATCAACATCGCCTCGGTGCAAACGGCTCTGGCCCGCCCCGGTATCGCGCCTTACACGGCAACCAAAGGGGCGGTTGGCAACCTGACCAAGGGGATGGCGACCGATTGGGCGAAGCATGGGCTACAATGCAATGCAATCGCGCCGGGCTATTTTGACACGCCGCTGAACGCGGCGCTGGTGGCGGATGCCGACTTTTCCGCTTGGCTCGAGAAACGCACCCCAGCGGGGCGGTGGGGCAATGTCGATGAGCTGGTCGGCGCGGCAGTCTTCCTGTCCTCGCCTGCGTCCAGCTTTGTGAACGGACATATCCTCTATGTCGATGGCGGCATTACGGCCTCGCTCTAAATGTTGAAAGCCATCGTCATGGGCGTCGCCGGGTCCGGCAAATCATCGGTTGGACATGCCGTGGCGGAGGCCTTGGGCGCAGTCTATTTCGACGGTGACGATCTTCATCCCCAAAGCAATATCGATAAGATGGCCGCTGGCACGCCGCTGGACGATTCTGATCGCGCGCCTTGGCTTGATCGGGTCGGTGCCGCATTGGCAGAGGCGGACGGGCCAACCCTGATCGGCTGCTCCGCTCTCAAGCTGTCTTACCGTGATCGCATTCGCGCGGTCTGCCCTGAAACACGGTTTGCCCACCTTGCCGGAACGCGAGAGGTGATCGAGGCTCGCATGTCGGCGCGAACCGGCCACTTCATGCCAGTGAGCTTGCTCGACAGCCAGTTCGCAACGCTGGAGCCTTTGCAGCCTCAAGAGGATGGCTTCGCGGTCGACATTGCGCAGGAATTCGAGGACGTCGTCGGTGAGATGGTCGAACGCCTTTCCCCTCAAGTGCGATAGCAAGAAACGGCTCTTTAACTCACGCCTTCCCCCCGACGCAGCGCTCGGCTACACATGGGCTATGACGTGGAATATTCCCAATATCCTGACGCTTCTGCGTCTTTTGGCGGCCCCGGGCGTGGCCATCATGTTTTTGTATTTCCAGCGCCCCTGGGCGGATTGGTTTGCGCTGATCCTGTTTGTCGTCGCCGCACTGACGGACTGGATCGACGGCTATCTTGCCCGCGCGTGGAAACAGGAAAGCAAATTCGGCGCGATGCTGGACCCGATCGCTGACAAAGCGATGGTGATTATCGCGCTTCTGGTTATCACTGGCTTTTCGGGGATGAACCCTTGGGTGCTGCTGCCCTCGACCCTGATCATGTTTCGCGAGGTGTTCGTCTCTGGGCTGCGCGAATTCTTGGGAGACACCGCAGGTCTACTCAAGGTTACAAATCTGGCTAAGTGGAAAACCACAGCGCAGATGACCGCGATCGCAGTGCTCTTTGCGACAGGGCTGTTCCAGCACGAATTCCTCGACCGCACCTCGGGGATGGACAACGAAACGCTAAATGCGATCATGTCCGGCGCGTCGGAAGATCCGCTTGGCCTGACATGGTTCGCCGGCGCCGCCAACGCGACATTTAAAATCGGGGTTGTGTTGCTTTGGGCCGCGGCGCTCCTGACCTTGATCACCGGCGGTGACTACCTGCGCAAGGCAATGCCTTTCCTGCGCGAGGAGAACAAGAAATGATCAACGTGCTCTACTTTGCGTGGGTGCGGGAACGTATTGGCCTGCCTAAAGAGCAGGTGGAAACCACTGCCGCCACCGTGATGGATCTGGTGGAGCAACTACGCACCCGCGAAGAACGCTACGCCTTGGCGTTTTCCGATCTGTCAGCGTTACGCGTCGCCTTGGATCAAGACCTGTCTGATTTCGATGCGTCGCTCGATGGCGTTCGCGAGGTTGCGTTCTTCCCTCCAATGACTGGCGGATAACGCCATGCGCGTTGTTGTCCAAGAGGCCCCGTTCGATCCAGGCGCCGAGCTGAACGCCTTCGCCAAGGGCGATACTGATATCGGCGCGGTCGTCAGCTTCACGGGCGTGACACGCGATGTCTCTGGTGGACTGAGCCGGATGTTGATCGAACACTACCCCGGCATGACCGAGCGCGCCCTGACCCAAATCTGTGAAGATGCTCAAAAGCGCTGGAGCTTGGCCGACATCTTGGTGATCCACCGCTTCGGCACGATGGAAGCGGGCGACAACATCATGATGGTCGCCACCGCGTCTCGACATCGTGCGGACGCCTTTGCCGCGGCCGATTTTCTGATGGATTACCTCAAGTCCCGCGCGCCCTTCTGGAAGAAGGAAATCAGCGCGGATGGTTCAGATTGGGTGGATGCAAAAGACAGTGACGAGGACGCGTTGGACCGCTGGTCCTAGGCCCGAACGCTTACTGGCCTTGATTGACGCGTTCGATATACCCGCGCAACTCTTCCGCCTCGTGCCGCGCGTCGCGTAACCCGTCCATCGCCGCCCGAAGCTCTGCTTCCGTTTGTGACAATTGGTTGGTCAGCTCTGCCTCGCGCTGCTGCAGGTAGGTGATCGCTTGATCGCGGGTTTCTTCCGCGTCGTGCAGCGCTTTGGCCATCTCGTCCAACTCCGCCACATCAGCCGTAGTGACACGGCTGAACCGCTGCACCAGCCAGCAGGCAAACCAGCCGACGCAGAACGCCAGAAACAGGATAAAGGCGGTGGCGATGATGAATTCTGTTCTATTCACTTGGGGTCTCGGTTTCTGCTTCTGTCGTGGCTTCTGTGTCGCCTGATG
Above is a window of Litoreibacter janthinus DNA encoding:
- a CDS encoding ABC transporter substrate-binding protein — protein: MTRWILGAVSATALLTGAASAKTDVTVGLQLEPPHLDPTSAAAGAIDQVLYSNVFEGLMRFASDGSVINGLAEDWDISEDGKTYTFKLHSGVKFHDGTDLEASDVVFSLNRARAEDSVNAQKALFANIADVKAIDALTVEVTLAAPQGNFLFNMAWGDAVIVAPESIDDIKIKPIGTGAFKFSDWKQGDSITLVKNPAYWGTPAKLTEATFKFISEPTAAFAAMMAEDVDAFYSYPAPENLAQFEADPRFTVLAGNTEGETILAMNNKQAPFDNKLVRQAVSHAIDRQSIIDGAMFGYGTPIGSHFAPHNPAYIDLTGNSAYDPEKAKALLAEAGMADGFKTTLKLPPPSYARRGGEIIAAQLRAVGIETEISNLEWAQWLEQAFRGKDFGLTIVSHTEPMDIGIYARPDYYFQYDNPELQQLMADLDTEADGDKRTEMLQQAQTIISEDYVNAYLFQLALTSVVNAKLQGIWPDAPTQAIDLTGVSWSE
- a CDS encoding ABC transporter permease, with the protein product MLRYAVKRLGSLAISLIVASLVIFACIEVIPGDPASFMLGINAQPDTVAALREELGLNASIATRYLSWVTGMLSGDFGTSYTYRTPVAEIIGDRLWLSLPLALIALGLTVLIAFPVGILAATKRGSWADMSVMGATQLGIAIPNFWFAMLMVLLFAINLRWFSAGGFPGWDNPVAALKALTLPSIALALPQASILARVMRSALLDTLSEDYIRTCRAKGLTQRQALWRHALRNAMIPVLTIIGLQFSFLLAGAIIIENVFYLPGLGRLVFQAISQRDLIVVESVVFLLVFAVIVVNFAVDLAYAWVDPRLRGRA
- a CDS encoding ABC transporter permease — protein: MRNLIVGLALTALFALGALVSFLWTPYDVTVLDIANKLKAPTATHWFGTDHFGRDIFSMIMVGARTSIAVAVVAVGIGMGLGVPLGLAAAARKGSLLDEVIMRGNDLIFAFPSLLIAILITAIFGPSAVNAIIAIGIFNIPVFARLTRGAALSLWTRDYVLAARVAGKGAVRISVEHILPNVANLLIVQGTIQFSLGILAEAALSYVGLGAQPPTPSWGRMLADAQTLIALAPHVALFPGFAILFTVLGLNLAGDGLRDVLDPKLRVQR
- a CDS encoding ABC transporter ATP-binding protein produces the protein MTLLAIENLSLSIRGTPILRDVSMTVGPGEILGVIGESGSGKSLTAFSVLQLLPEGSECNGRVTLLGQDILAMPEKDLCSMRGRQVGMVFQEPMTALNPVQTIGAQVAETILIHEPNTSKADAMLRAAQALTRCELPQDKFPLGRYPHEMSGGQRQRVVIAMAIALQPKLLIADEPTTALDVTTQAEILDLLARLVREDDMGLMLISHDLAVVTDMAHRIAIMKNGEVVETGDADLHRTMSHPYTKALFEASGHQPDRAVAPSHDLLLQVKNAVRDYTLPRKTLFGAAGKFRAVDDVSFEIRRGESLGLVGESGCGKSTLTRAILGLEPLQGGSILLDGQPVGPTVRRKMQVVFQDPYGSFNPRHKVARLVAEPFHLLGRKATPAELDEALISVGLTPADKDKYIHEFSGGQRQRIAIARALMIKPELIVLDEAVSALDVSIRAQILDLLADLSDEFGLTYLFISHDLSVVRAITDRCLVMKAGKIVEEGETEHLFTTPSHPYTQTLIAAAPQLPGA
- a CDS encoding aldehyde dehydrogenase family protein; this encodes MSTQDLWFDPSLCFIGGAWVNPDAGQTLDLGNPSNGQVICQIARGQQADIDHAVAAAQDALHGPWARMTAPERGRILARIGLLVLENADTLARLEAMDVGKPLKQAKADALALARYMEFYGGAADKLHGHTIPYLDGYTVYTLREPHGVTGHIIPWNYPMQIIGRSVGAALAMGNAAVLKPAEEACLTALAFADLARQAGLPEGVLNVVPGLGAEAGAALAGHSGVNHVSFTGSVGVGKLIQRQASEHIVPVTLELGGKSPQLVFDDADIDAALPFLVNAGVQNAGQTCSASSRILVQRGVFDEVLDRMAARYGELQVGPAMDDLDVGPLISARQKEIVEGFLAQGASLEKAAQGQIIGNAPAEGHYVAPTLFAGVSPGHILAQEEIFGPVQVVIPFDDEAEALSIANGTQFGLVASVWSRDGARQMRLAKALRSGQVFLNNYGAGGGVELPFGGTGLSGHGREKGFEALYGFSTLKTVAALHG
- a CDS encoding GNAT family N-acetyltransferase; the protein is MDDLRIIQLDADADFARVSDLCDRAADYVMLEEGNPPNEAYVHKTLTDAPPVCGPEDIFLRGVERPDGTLAGIATSIRHVYQPGEWYMGLLMLDPAERGTGLGRKVAQHVIAEARADGAPCIRIAVLDANPRGRKFWESLGYCHEKSVQGDDHLRHVLKLDLKETTNAS
- a CDS encoding SDR family oxidoreductase, translating into MRLERKVAIITGGASGFGAGIARKFVAEGAKVMIADLNMDMATDLVAELGDAAQAVEANVAQDASVKAMVDATLDAFGRVDILINNAGTTHLPTLMEDVSDEDFDRVFAVNCKSVYLTAKHIVPLLKKQGSGCILNVASTAGVSPRPRLNWYNASKGWMNTATKAMAVELAPEGVRVNAINPVAGETPLLKSFMGEDTPEVRAKFLSTIPLGRFSTPEDMANAACFLCSDEASMVTGVCMEVDGGRCI
- a CDS encoding P1 family peptidase, producing MRTGPRNLITDVAGLKVGNAQDDTLKSGVTVLTADAPLMASVHVMGGAPGTRETDLLDPDKSVEGVDALVLSGGSAFGLDAASGVVSGLREQGRGFAVGDVRVPIVPAAIIFDLLNGGRKDWDENPYAALGRAALDDAAEDFDLGSIGAGTGATSATFKGGLGSASVVLPDGVTVGALVAVNPIGTVVTPAGKFWAAQSEFDAEFGGLGGDPASYGAVRLPLKTDAGEGANTTIAIVATDAKLTKPQAKRMAVAAHDGMARAIVPSHTPMDGDLVFAVSAGQKTGDPLMIGHAAATCLARAIARAVFEATPAKGDPLPCFKAKT
- a CDS encoding SDR family oxidoreductase encodes the protein MTKGAALFDLTGKRALVTGSSQGIGYALAQGLKDAGADIVLNGRDATKLAAAAAALDTPHTLAFDATDHEAVRKAVDEFEANTGPIDILINNAGMQHRTELENFPADAFEKLLQTNIASVFHVGQAVARHMIKRGAGKIINIASVQTALARPGIAPYTATKGAVGNLTKGMATDWAKHGLQCNAIAPGYFDTPLNAALVADADFSAWLEKRTPAGRWGNVDELVGAAVFLSSPASSFVNGHILYVDGGITASL
- a CDS encoding gluconokinase produces the protein MLKAIVMGVAGSGKSSVGHAVAEALGAVYFDGDDLHPQSNIDKMAAGTPLDDSDRAPWLDRVGAALAEADGPTLIGCSALKLSYRDRIRAVCPETRFAHLAGTREVIEARMSARTGHFMPVSLLDSQFATLEPLQPQEDGFAVDIAQEFEDVVGEMVERLSPQVR
- the pgsA gene encoding CDP-diacylglycerol--glycerol-3-phosphate 3-phosphatidyltransferase is translated as MTWNIPNILTLLRLLAAPGVAIMFLYFQRPWADWFALILFVVAALTDWIDGYLARAWKQESKFGAMLDPIADKAMVIIALLVITGFSGMNPWVLLPSTLIMFREVFVSGLREFLGDTAGLLKVTNLAKWKTTAQMTAIAVLFATGLFQHEFLDRTSGMDNETLNAIMSGASEDPLGLTWFAGAANATFKIGVVLLWAAALLTLITGGDYLRKAMPFLREENKK
- the moaD gene encoding molybdopterin converting factor subunit 1, with translation MINVLYFAWVRERIGLPKEQVETTAATVMDLVEQLRTREERYALAFSDLSALRVALDQDLSDFDASLDGVREVAFFPPMTGG
- a CDS encoding molybdenum cofactor biosynthesis protein MoaE → MRVVVQEAPFDPGAELNAFAKGDTDIGAVVSFTGVTRDVSGGLSRMLIEHYPGMTERALTQICEDAQKRWSLADILVIHRFGTMEAGDNIMMVATASRHRADAFAAADFLMDYLKSRAPFWKKEISADGSDWVDAKDSDEDALDRWS